Proteins co-encoded in one Streptomyces roseochromogenus subsp. oscitans DS 12.976 genomic window:
- a CDS encoding NAD(+) synthase codes for MSFWSIYQHGFARVAACTGHTVIADPHANAEAVLRHARRCAEEGVAVAVFPELCLSGYAIDDLLLQDALLDDVETALAGIVAESADLLPVLVVGAPLRHRDRIFNCAVLVHRGRILGVVPKSYPPNYREFYERRQIAAGDDERGGTIRLAGTDVPFGVDLLFAAADVPGLVLHAEVCEDMWVPVPPSAEAALAGATVLVNLSGSPITVGRAEDRKLLCRSASARCLAAYVYAAAGLGESTTDLSWDGQTLIYENGVLLDESERFPLGEQYAVADIDLDLLRQERQRMGTFGENRRTHAARTVGFRTVSFELAPPAAADLGLRRSVERFPFVPADAERLALDCYEAYNIQVAGLQQRLAAIGGPKVVIGVSGGLDSTHALIVAARAMDRAGRPRSDILAFTLPGFATSDHTKDNAHRLMRALGVTAAELDITPTARLMLKEIGHPFAAGEPVYDVTFENVQAGLRTDYLFRLANQRGGIVLGTGDLSELALGWSTYGVGDQMSHYNVNSGVPKTLIQHLIRWVISSEQFDEETSKILAAILDTEISPELVPGEEMQSTESKIGPYALHDFTLYYVLRHGFRPAKIAFLAWHAWHDRESGAWPPGFPEAERGAYDLAEIRRWLEVFIRRFFAFSQFKRSAMPNGPKVSAGGSLSPRGDWRAPSDGNAHAWLRDLERFDLDAVDQ; via the coding sequence TTGAGCTTCTGGTCGATCTACCAGCACGGCTTCGCGCGCGTCGCCGCGTGTACGGGCCACACCGTCATCGCCGACCCGCACGCCAACGCCGAGGCGGTCCTGCGCCATGCGCGCCGGTGTGCCGAGGAGGGCGTGGCCGTCGCCGTGTTCCCGGAGCTGTGCCTGTCCGGGTACGCGATCGACGACCTGCTGCTGCAGGACGCGCTGCTCGACGACGTCGAGACGGCGCTCGCCGGCATCGTGGCCGAGTCGGCGGACCTGCTGCCGGTGCTGGTCGTCGGCGCCCCGCTGCGCCACCGCGACCGGATCTTCAACTGCGCGGTGCTCGTGCACCGCGGCCGGATCCTCGGCGTCGTACCGAAGTCGTACCCCCCGAACTACCGGGAGTTCTACGAGCGCCGGCAGATCGCCGCGGGCGACGACGAGCGCGGCGGAACGATCCGGCTCGCCGGCACCGACGTACCGTTCGGCGTGGACCTGCTCTTCGCGGCGGCGGACGTGCCCGGGCTCGTGCTGCACGCCGAGGTCTGCGAGGACATGTGGGTCCCGGTGCCGCCGAGCGCGGAGGCTGCGCTGGCCGGCGCGACCGTCCTCGTCAACCTCTCGGGCAGCCCGATCACGGTCGGCCGGGCCGAGGACCGCAAGCTGCTGTGCCGCTCGGCGTCCGCACGCTGCCTCGCCGCGTACGTCTACGCGGCGGCCGGCCTCGGCGAGTCGACCACCGACCTGTCCTGGGACGGCCAGACCCTGATCTACGAGAACGGGGTGCTGCTGGACGAGAGCGAGCGGTTCCCGCTCGGCGAGCAGTACGCGGTCGCCGACATCGACCTGGACCTGCTGCGGCAGGAGCGGCAGCGGATGGGAACGTTCGGCGAGAACCGCCGTACGCATGCCGCGCGCACCGTCGGCTTCCGGACAGTGTCCTTCGAACTCGCCCCGCCGGCCGCCGCCGACCTCGGCCTGCGCCGCAGCGTCGAGCGCTTCCCGTTCGTCCCGGCCGACGCCGAACGTCTCGCCCTCGACTGCTACGAGGCGTACAACATCCAGGTCGCCGGCCTGCAGCAGCGCCTCGCCGCGATCGGCGGCCCCAAGGTCGTCATCGGGGTCTCCGGCGGACTGGACTCCACACACGCACTGATCGTCGCCGCCCGCGCGATGGACCGCGCCGGCCGCCCGCGCAGCGACATCCTGGCCTTCACCCTGCCCGGCTTCGCCACCAGCGACCACACCAAGGACAACGCACACCGGCTGATGCGCGCCCTCGGCGTCACCGCGGCCGAGCTGGACATCACGCCGACCGCGCGGCTGATGCTGAAGGAGATCGGCCACCCCTTCGCCGCCGGCGAGCCGGTGTACGACGTCACCTTCGAGAACGTCCAGGCGGGCCTGCGCACCGACTATCTCTTCCGGCTGGCCAACCAGCGCGGCGGCATCGTGCTCGGCACCGGCGACCTCTCCGAGCTGGCGCTCGGCTGGTCCACGTACGGCGTCGGCGACCAGATGAGCCACTACAACGTCAACTCCGGCGTGCCGAAGACGCTGATCCAGCACCTCATCCGGTGGGTCATCAGCAGCGAGCAGTTCGACGAGGAGACCAGCAAGATCCTGGCCGCCATCCTCGACACGGAGATCAGCCCCGAACTCGTACCCGGCGAGGAGATGCAGTCCACCGAGTCGAAGATCGGCCCGTACGCGCTGCACGACTTCACCCTCTACTACGTCCTGCGCCACGGCTTCCGCCCCGCCAAGATCGCCTTCCTGGCCTGGCACGCCTGGCACGACCGCGAGTCCGGCGCCTGGCCGCCCGGCTTCCCCGAGGCCGAGCGCGGCGCGTACGACCTCGCGGAGATCCGCCGGTGGCTGGAGGTCTTCATCCGCCGCTTCTTCGCCTTCTCCCAGTTCAAGCGCTCAGCCATGCCGAACGGCCCGAAGGTCTCGGCAGGCGGTTCGCTGTCACCCCGCGGCGACTGGCGGGCCCCGTCGGACGGCAACGCACACGCCTGGCTGCGGGACTTGGAGCGGTTCGACCTCGACGCGGTGGACCAATAG
- a CDS encoding caspase, EACC1-associated type — protein MTAQASGLGERRALLIGTGEYDALPTLLSPEVDCARLAEVLRDPEIGAFEAQRLVDADRATLERALDEFFDTAQRNDVCLLYLSCHGLSHNDKLYFAVRGTDPDRPRYSAISARFIHDLMEECRARSIVVILDCCYSGLFIPGAKGPGTTRFEEALAGHGRIVITAGTATQLALEGEHQDVNTPAPSRFTGMLVEGLRSGEADLDRDGVITAQELYRYAYERLQHEGIGQTPRIGGEAQYEIALAKVKKRQRKRSPARATAGSRTRPRPQTPWQVIAAPGPARQPVWTDGTFIVHENYRLHVIDQASRRRYAAPVKTNYAGSPAYHEGAAYFPGYGGRLKGVDVRTRKPRHTPHLTVGDGLLRVSADVLYAVSPDSTLYAIGLPSGDVRWSQPLGDATVTCAPEMAGDHVILKTRVSRPVSDGTYDSGHRVMAVRADTGEPSWSYRPGVPLSADWTVTASGIYVVLQLDGARQRIVALEPANGDQLWTHDTAAELAVAPVATQDLVVYGDTAHRLVPLESKTGTPVWAREKKTKGLLVTRPCAVGGTLFTADRAAELTAWKLSSGRRLRSHGLMLSPDRHGSPVVTPDMLYLVDSHGELHALPHPYG, from the coding sequence ATGACCGCCCAGGCATCCGGACTCGGTGAGCGCAGGGCTCTGCTCATCGGTACAGGAGAGTACGACGCGCTGCCCACGCTGCTCTCGCCAGAGGTGGACTGCGCCAGACTGGCCGAGGTGCTACGGGACCCCGAGATCGGCGCGTTCGAAGCGCAGCGGCTGGTCGACGCCGACCGAGCCACGCTGGAGCGCGCCCTCGACGAGTTCTTCGACACCGCTCAACGCAACGACGTGTGTCTGCTCTATCTCTCGTGTCACGGCCTGAGCCACAATGACAAGTTGTACTTCGCCGTCCGTGGTACCGATCCCGACCGGCCCCGGTACTCGGCAATCTCCGCCAGGTTCATACACGACCTCATGGAGGAGTGCCGGGCGCGGAGCATCGTGGTCATCCTGGACTGCTGCTACAGCGGCTTGTTCATCCCGGGTGCCAAGGGGCCGGGAACGACGCGCTTCGAAGAGGCACTGGCTGGTCACGGCCGGATCGTCATCACGGCAGGCACCGCGACACAACTGGCGCTGGAGGGCGAACACCAGGACGTGAACACCCCCGCTCCCTCCCGTTTCACAGGCATGTTGGTGGAAGGCCTGCGCAGTGGCGAGGCGGATCTCGACCGCGACGGTGTCATCACGGCACAGGAGCTGTACCGGTACGCCTACGAGCGACTCCAGCATGAGGGAATAGGCCAGACGCCGCGCATCGGTGGTGAGGCACAGTACGAGATCGCACTCGCCAAGGTGAAAAAGAGACAGCGGAAGCGATCCCCGGCCCGTGCTACAGCCGGCTCGCGCACGCGCCCCCGGCCGCAGACACCCTGGCAGGTCATCGCGGCCCCCGGTCCCGCCCGCCAACCGGTCTGGACCGACGGCACTTTCATCGTGCACGAGAACTACCGCCTGCACGTGATCGACCAGGCATCACGCCGCCGGTACGCAGCTCCCGTGAAGACGAATTACGCCGGCAGCCCCGCCTACCACGAAGGCGCGGCGTACTTCCCCGGCTACGGCGGCCGGCTCAAGGGAGTCGACGTACGGACGCGAAAGCCCCGCCACACACCGCATCTCACGGTGGGCGACGGCCTGCTGCGCGTGAGCGCCGACGTGCTGTACGCAGTCAGCCCGGACAGCACCCTGTACGCCATCGGGCTTCCCTCGGGTGACGTGCGCTGGTCACAGCCGTTGGGTGACGCCACTGTCACCTGTGCTCCGGAAATGGCCGGGGACCACGTCATTCTCAAGACGCGCGTGTCCCGGCCAGTGAGCGACGGCACATACGACAGCGGCCACCGCGTCATGGCCGTCCGAGCCGACACCGGCGAGCCGAGCTGGTCCTACCGGCCCGGGGTGCCGCTCTCAGCAGACTGGACCGTCACCGCATCGGGCATTTACGTCGTCCTGCAACTCGACGGTGCCAGGCAGAGGATCGTCGCCCTCGAACCGGCGAACGGCGATCAGTTGTGGACGCACGACACGGCGGCCGAACTCGCTGTTGCCCCCGTCGCCACCCAGGACCTGGTGGTCTACGGTGACACCGCCCATCGGCTGGTACCTCTGGAGTCGAAGACCGGCACTCCGGTTTGGGCGAGGGAGAAGAAGACCAAAGGACTCCTCGTCACCCGCCCCTGCGCAGTGGGCGGCACGCTGTTCACGGCGGACCGCGCCGCCGAACTGACCGCGTGGAAGCTGTCGTCAGGACGCAGACTCCGTTCCCACGGGCTCATGCTGAGTCCGGACCGCCACGGCAGCCCGGTGGTCACTCCGGACATGCTGTACCTCGTCGACTCCCACGGAGAGCTCCACGCCCTGCCACACCCGTACGGATGA
- a CDS encoding DUF397 domain-containing protein: protein MSTEALQWFKSTYSGDEGGQCLEVAVGWRKSSYSGSEGGQCVEVAACPHTIHIRDSKQPPSQDLTLHVSPATWAAFASSLK from the coding sequence ATGAGCACCGAAGCGCTTCAGTGGTTCAAGTCGACCTACAGCGGCGACGAGGGCGGCCAGTGCCTAGAAGTCGCCGTCGGCTGGCGGAAGTCGAGCTACAGCGGCAGCGAGGGCGGTCAGTGCGTCGAGGTCGCCGCCTGCCCCCACACCATCCACATCCGAGACTCGAAGCAGCCCCCCTCCCAGGACCTCACCCTGCACGTCAGCCCCGCCACCTGGGCCGCCTTCGCCTCGTCCCTCAAGTGA
- a CDS encoding helix-turn-helix domain-containing protein — protein MTPKRRKNQSAMKMLGRQLAAARRAAGLSQSGLSAELHIDEETLASIEQGRRPLKYNIAEMCDERLGAKGMLAAGVENMPEVDQFPLWAEEYMDQEKVAIALSWYDNAVIPGLLQSEAYARAVLQNRVPAYEEEELEQTLRLRLDRQEILRRKNPPTLSFVVWEPALLVKVGAEAVRKDQLRYLRETAELPCVSLQVLSLDSPFHAGLNGPFTLLETPDHQNLAYTESQRGSQLVSDLEEVSRLTRKYAMLRTQALTVQDSMGLLDRLLGEQ, from the coding sequence ATGACGCCCAAACGGAGGAAGAACCAGTCGGCCATGAAGATGCTGGGCCGTCAACTGGCGGCGGCCCGGCGAGCGGCGGGCTTGAGCCAGTCGGGCCTGAGCGCGGAACTGCACATCGACGAGGAGACGCTCGCCAGCATCGAACAGGGCCGACGCCCGCTGAAGTACAACATCGCCGAGATGTGCGACGAACGCCTGGGGGCGAAGGGGATGTTGGCCGCCGGGGTGGAGAACATGCCGGAGGTGGACCAGTTTCCGTTGTGGGCCGAGGAGTACATGGACCAGGAGAAGGTGGCCATCGCGCTGTCCTGGTACGACAACGCCGTCATTCCCGGTCTGCTTCAGAGCGAGGCGTACGCACGGGCTGTACTGCAGAACCGTGTTCCGGCGTACGAGGAGGAAGAACTGGAGCAGACGCTACGACTGCGACTGGACCGTCAGGAGATCCTGCGCCGAAAGAACCCGCCGACACTGAGCTTTGTGGTCTGGGAACCGGCACTGCTGGTCAAAGTCGGCGCTGAGGCGGTCCGCAAGGACCAGCTGCGCTACCTGCGCGAAACCGCCGAACTCCCCTGTGTCTCACTCCAGGTCCTGTCACTCGACAGTCCCTTCCACGCGGGTCTGAATGGCCCCTTCACCCTCCTCGAAACTCCGGACCACCAGAACCTCGCCTACACCGAGTCGCAGCGCGGCAGCCAGCTCGTCTCCGACCTGGAAGAGGTGTCTCGCCTGACGCGCAAGTATGCGATGCTGCGGACACAGGCCCTGACCGTTCAGGACTCGATGGGCCTGCTCGACCGCCTACTAGGAGAGCAATGA
- a CDS encoding ATP-binding protein, which translates to MNAHIELPFQRDQFYGRTRRSVPAARRFTDWSLTYWGLAAWERSGDVSLCVSELATNALLHGVPPGRGLLLRLRYDGAVVRVEVHDSGTGVPEIADTADEGGRGLLLVSTLADKWGVAERAPGKVVWCEFVVP; encoded by the coding sequence GTGAACGCGCACATTGAACTCCCCTTCCAGCGCGACCAGTTCTATGGCCGCACCCGTCGCTCCGTCCCCGCTGCCAGGCGGTTCACGGACTGGTCGCTGACCTACTGGGGACTGGCCGCATGGGAGCGGAGCGGAGACGTATCGCTCTGCGTGAGCGAGCTGGCCACGAACGCGCTCCTGCACGGCGTGCCGCCCGGCCGGGGCCTTCTCCTCCGCCTGCGCTACGACGGCGCGGTGGTCCGGGTCGAGGTGCACGACAGCGGAACCGGTGTGCCCGAGATCGCGGACACTGCGGACGAGGGCGGACGCGGGCTGTTGCTGGTGTCCACGCTGGCGGACAAGTGGGGTGTCGCAGAACGCGCCCCCGGCAAGGTGGTGTGGTGCGAGTTCGTCGTCCCCTGA
- a CDS encoding TIGR03943 family putative permease subunit produces the protein MNRQAQAAVMFLLGAALLHAGSTDLYLRYVKAGLQPLLLASGAVLIAAALATVWYERGRARRQRAEEHHHPEPRVSWLLLLPLLALILVAPPALGSYSALRAGTALQKQYVYGPLPAADPVPLSVVGYASRAAFDHGRSLHGRPVRLTGFLALDHSGALYLVRMALNCCAADAQPVKIALTGTLPPVLRPDAWLEVTGTYSPRMMRDPVNNGPIPYLRVTATRPVPVPHDPYDETWNN, from the coding sequence GTGAACCGCCAGGCCCAGGCCGCCGTCATGTTCCTGCTCGGCGCCGCCCTGCTGCACGCGGGCAGCACCGACCTCTATCTGCGCTACGTCAAGGCGGGCCTGCAGCCGCTGCTGCTGGCCTCGGGCGCGGTACTGATCGCGGCGGCGCTGGCGACGGTCTGGTACGAGCGCGGGCGGGCCCGCCGGCAGCGAGCGGAGGAGCACCACCACCCCGAACCCCGCGTCTCCTGGCTGCTGTTGCTCCCCCTGCTCGCCCTGATCCTGGTCGCCCCGCCGGCTCTCGGCTCCTACAGCGCCCTGCGCGCGGGCACGGCCCTGCAGAAGCAGTACGTCTACGGCCCGCTGCCCGCCGCCGACCCGGTGCCGCTCTCCGTCGTCGGCTACGCCTCCCGCGCCGCCTTCGACCACGGCCGCTCCCTGCACGGCCGCCCGGTCCGCCTCACCGGCTTCCTCGCCCTGGACCACTCGGGGGCGCTGTACCTGGTCCGTATGGCCCTCAACTGCTGTGCCGCGGACGCCCAGCCGGTGAAGATCGCCCTGACCGGCACCCTGCCGCCGGTGCTCCGCCCGGACGCCTGGCTTGAGGTGACGGGCACCTACTCCCCGCGCATGATGCGCGACCCGGTCAACAACGGCCCCATCCCGTATCTGAGGGTCACGGCGACCCGGCCGGTACCCGTACCGCACGACCCGTACGACGAGACCTGGAACAACTAG
- a CDS encoding permease: protein MAITEDAPPGAQAAPGDAPSGEEGRRLSSPLVLTLILLLAVLAQSPIRGLLGTPLMQSWMTVFVAVTVQALPFLVLGVLLSAAIAVFVPPSFFARALPRRPALAVPVAGVAGAILPGCECASVPVAGALVRRGVTPAAALAFLLSAPAINPIVLTATAVAFPHDPEMVLGRFLASLLVACAMGWLWQRLGRTDWLRPPAHGAHEGATKGEAFWNSVRHDTMHAGGFLVLGAMAAATLKAATPADWLRTAAGNPVFSVLALAVLAVLLSICSEADAFVAASLTQFSLTAKLVFLVVGPMIDLKLFAMQAGTFGRTFALRFAPATFAMAVAGAVLTSAVLL from the coding sequence GTGGCCATCACCGAAGACGCCCCGCCCGGCGCGCAGGCCGCCCCGGGCGACGCGCCGTCCGGCGAGGAGGGCCGCCGGCTCAGCTCCCCGCTGGTGCTGACGCTGATTCTGCTGCTCGCGGTGCTCGCCCAGTCCCCGATCCGCGGGCTCCTCGGCACCCCGCTGATGCAGAGCTGGATGACGGTGTTCGTCGCGGTGACCGTGCAGGCGCTGCCGTTCCTGGTGCTCGGCGTGCTGCTGTCGGCGGCGATCGCGGTGTTCGTGCCCCCGTCCTTCTTCGCCCGCGCCCTGCCGCGCCGCCCCGCCCTGGCCGTGCCGGTCGCCGGCGTCGCGGGCGCGATCCTGCCCGGCTGCGAGTGCGCTTCGGTGCCGGTGGCGGGCGCCCTGGTCCGCAGGGGAGTCACCCCGGCCGCCGCCCTCGCCTTCCTCCTCTCCGCCCCCGCGATCAACCCGATCGTGCTGACCGCCACCGCCGTCGCCTTCCCGCACGACCCGGAGATGGTGCTGGGCCGGTTCCTGGCGAGCCTGCTGGTGGCGTGCGCGATGGGCTGGCTGTGGCAGCGGCTGGGCCGTACCGACTGGCTGCGCCCGCCGGCCCACGGCGCGCACGAGGGCGCGACGAAGGGGGAGGCGTTCTGGAACTCGGTACGGCACGACACCATGCACGCCGGCGGCTTTCTGGTGCTCGGTGCGATGGCCGCGGCCACGCTGAAGGCGGCCACCCCGGCGGACTGGCTGCGCACGGCGGCCGGAAACCCCGTCTTCTCCGTGCTGGCCCTCGCCGTTCTGGCCGTACTGCTGTCCATCTGCTCGGAGGCGGACGCGTTCGTCGCGGCCTCCCTCACCCAGTTCTCCCTGACGGCCAAGCTGGTGTTCCTGGTGGTGGGCCCGATGATCGACCTCAAGTTGTTCGCGATGCAGGCCGGCACCTTCGGCCGTACCTTCGCCCTCCGCTTCGCGCCCGCCACCTTCGCGATGGCCGTCGCGGGCGCCGTACTGACCTCGGCGGTGCTGTTGTGA
- a CDS encoding NAD-binding protein has protein sequence MVVCGDDGLAHRLTAELRGVYGERVTLVVPPIERTVRPPVVGRARQASAALLDRVVNAAVGRGGNGSGSGSAATATSTGSGGNGVDAARVLEAVEITEAVLAEAGVERAAALALVFDDDETNIRAALTARRLNPRLRLVLRLYNRRLGQHIEELLDQAAALAAGNGDGGSDASTTVLSDADTAAPALAATAVAGTSKVVQTEGLLLRAVERPAAGTGLSTLALLSPTGADAEVGAEQEPRLLPDDDEVRQAVGRPAVVLEQVSSAGGGESPVPGRSGVPPLASLFSRRLRWSLAGMVACVVALAVALWLATPGIHPLRAFYYTLLDLFAIDNPAIGEPLSRQILQLLSGLVGLLLLPVLLAAVLEALGTFRTASALRKPPRGLGGHVVLLGLGKIGTRVLTRLRELNIPVVCVESDPEARGLATARRLRVPVVLGDVTQEGVLESAKIHRAYALLAVTSADTTNLEAVLYARSVRPDLRVVLRLYDDDFATAVYRTLRAAYPHALTRSRSVTHLAAPAFAGAMLGRQVLGAIAVERRVLLFAAVDVAGHPQLEGRTVRDAFRAGSWRALALEGRTDTAPDHVLEKGDRVVVAATRRGLAELR, from the coding sequence ATGGTGGTGTGCGGTGACGACGGGCTCGCGCACCGGCTGACCGCCGAGTTGCGCGGAGTCTACGGCGAGCGGGTCACCCTCGTGGTACCGCCGATCGAGCGCACTGTGAGGCCTCCCGTGGTCGGCCGGGCCCGGCAGGCCTCCGCGGCACTGCTCGACCGTGTGGTGAACGCCGCGGTCGGCCGCGGCGGCAACGGATCCGGGTCCGGCTCGGCCGCGACCGCCACGAGCACCGGCAGCGGCGGCAACGGCGTTGACGCCGCACGGGTGTTGGAGGCCGTCGAGATCACCGAGGCCGTGCTCGCCGAGGCCGGGGTGGAACGGGCCGCCGCGCTCGCCCTCGTCTTCGACGACGACGAGACCAACATCCGGGCCGCGCTGACCGCCCGCCGGCTCAACCCTCGGCTGCGGCTCGTCCTCCGGCTCTACAACCGGCGGTTGGGCCAGCACATCGAGGAACTCCTCGACCAGGCCGCCGCGTTGGCCGCAGGCAACGGCGACGGCGGCAGTGACGCGTCCACCACCGTGCTGTCCGACGCCGACACCGCCGCGCCCGCGCTGGCCGCGACCGCCGTCGCCGGCACCAGCAAGGTCGTCCAGACCGAGGGGCTGCTGCTGCGGGCCGTCGAACGACCCGCGGCCGGTACCGGGTTGAGCACCCTCGCCCTGCTCTCCCCCACCGGTGCGGACGCCGAGGTCGGCGCGGAGCAGGAACCACGGCTGCTGCCGGACGACGACGAGGTACGGCAGGCCGTCGGCCGGCCGGCCGTGGTGCTGGAGCAGGTGTCGTCGGCGGGCGGCGGGGAGTCGCCCGTGCCCGGCCGGAGCGGAGTTCCGCCGCTCGCCTCGCTGTTCTCGCGGCGGCTGCGGTGGTCGCTGGCGGGCATGGTGGCCTGCGTGGTCGCTCTCGCGGTGGCGCTGTGGCTGGCCACCCCCGGGATCCATCCGCTGCGGGCCTTCTACTACACCCTTCTCGACCTGTTCGCGATCGACAACCCCGCCATCGGGGAGCCACTGAGTCGGCAAATTCTCCAACTCCTCTCCGGACTCGTCGGGTTGCTGCTGCTTCCAGTACTGCTGGCGGCCGTGCTGGAGGCGCTGGGCACCTTCCGCACCGCCTCCGCCCTGCGGAAACCGCCGCGCGGCCTCGGCGGGCATGTGGTGCTGCTCGGGCTCGGGAAGATCGGCACCCGGGTGCTGACCCGGCTGCGCGAGCTGAACATCCCCGTCGTGTGCGTCGAGTCCGACCCGGAGGCGCGGGGCCTCGCGACCGCGCGGCGGCTGCGGGTGCCGGTGGTGCTCGGCGATGTCACCCAGGAAGGGGTACTGGAGTCCGCCAAGATCCACCGGGCGTATGCGCTGCTCGCGGTGACCAGCGCGGACACCACGAATCTGGAGGCCGTGCTGTACGCGCGGTCGGTACGGCCCGATCTTCGGGTGGTGCTACGGCTGTACGACGACGACTTCGCCACCGCCGTGTACCGGACGCTGCGGGCGGCGTATCCGCATGCGCTGACCCGGAGCCGGAGCGTCACGCATCTGGCCGCGCCCGCGTTCGCCGGGGCGATGCTGGGACGGCAGGTGCTCGGCGCCATCGCGGTCGAGCGGAGGGTGCTGCTGTTCGCCGCCGTCGACGTCGCCGGGCACCCCCAGCTGGAGGGCCGGACGGTACGGGACGCTTTCCGGGCCGGTTCCTGGCGGGCACTGGCCCTGGAGGGCCGCACGGACACGGCACCCGATCATGTACTGGAGAAGGGGGACCGGGTGGTAGTCGCCGCCACCCGCAGGGGCTTGGCGGAGCTCCGCTGA
- a CDS encoding S9 family peptidase, protein MSESKRPGVQGTAGMPDWEKRFRAPRVSLPDWAEDAPDRSLFVSNATGTYELYAWNRATGEQRQATDRPNGTTDGVLSPDGAWIWWFDDKDGDEFGIWRRQPFGGGAAEPAVPGLDPSYPAGLALARDGRTAVVGRSTDEDGTTLHLAREGAAPVEIYRHRESAGVGDLSHDGSLIAIEHTEHGDAMHAALRVLRPDGTPVAELDDTKGGAEELGLEVLGFAPVDGDTRLLIGHQRRGRWEPLVWDVVTGEETDLGLDLPGDVSAEWYPDGSALLIAHGFEARSELFRYDLAARELTRIPTPPGTVSGATARPDGSVEYLWSSAAEPPAVRSTRGGVVLDPPGMDCPPSVPVEDAWVEGPGGRIHALIQKPAGASGPLPTVFDLHGGPTWHDSDSFAAGPAAWVDQGYAVIRVNYRGSTGYGRAWTDALKHRVGLIELEDVAAVRDWAVSSGLADPTRLILTGGSWGGYLTLLGVGTQPDAWTVGIAVVPVADYVTAYHDEMEALKAMDRTLLGGTPEEVPERFEASSPLTYVDDVKAPVYISAGVNDPRCPIRQIDNYVKRLETRAATHEVYRYDAGHGSLVVDERIKQLRLEMDFAERHLNN, encoded by the coding sequence ATGAGTGAGAGCAAGAGGCCGGGCGTGCAGGGCACGGCCGGCATGCCGGACTGGGAGAAGCGCTTCCGGGCGCCGCGGGTGTCGCTGCCCGACTGGGCGGAGGACGCGCCGGACCGCTCCCTGTTCGTGTCGAACGCGACGGGGACGTACGAGCTGTATGCCTGGAACCGTGCGACGGGCGAGCAGCGCCAGGCGACGGACCGGCCGAACGGCACGACGGACGGCGTGCTCTCCCCGGACGGCGCCTGGATCTGGTGGTTCGACGACAAGGATGGGGACGAGTTCGGCATCTGGCGCCGCCAGCCCTTCGGGGGCGGGGCGGCCGAGCCGGCCGTCCCGGGCCTCGATCCCTCCTACCCGGCCGGGCTCGCCCTGGCCCGCGACGGCCGCACGGCGGTCGTAGGCCGCTCCACGGACGAGGACGGTACGACACTCCACCTCGCCCGCGAGGGCGCGGCCCCGGTCGAGATCTACCGGCACCGCGAGTCGGCGGGCGTCGGCGACCTCTCGCACGACGGCTCCCTGATCGCGATCGAGCACACCGAGCACGGCGACGCCATGCACGCGGCGCTGCGCGTGCTCCGCCCGGACGGCACGCCGGTCGCCGAGCTGGACGACACCAAGGGCGGCGCGGAGGAGCTGGGCCTGGAGGTGCTCGGCTTCGCCCCGGTCGACGGCGACACCCGGCTGCTCATCGGGCATCAGCGCCGGGGCCGCTGGGAGCCGCTGGTGTGGGACGTGGTCACCGGCGAGGAGACCGACCTCGGCTTGGACCTGCCCGGAGACGTCAGCGCCGAGTGGTATCCGGACGGCTCGGCCCTGCTCATCGCCCACGGCTTCGAGGCCCGCAGCGAGCTGTTCCGTTACGACCTGGCGGCCCGCGAGCTGACCCGGATCCCCACCCCGCCCGGCACGGTCTCCGGCGCCACGGCCCGTCCCGACGGCAGCGTGGAGTATCTGTGGTCGTCGGCAGCCGAGCCGCCGGCGGTGCGCTCGACGAGGGGCGGCGTCGTCCTGGACCCCCCGGGCATGGACTGCCCGCCGTCGGTTCCGGTGGAGGACGCGTGGGTGGAGGGCCCCGGCGGCCGTATCCACGCCCTGATCCAGAAGCCGGCCGGCGCGAGCGGCCCGCTGCCGACGGTCTTCGACCTGCACGGCGGTCCGACGTGGCATGACAGCGACTCCTTCGCCGCGGGCCCGGCCGCCTGGGTCGACCAGGGCTACGCGGTGATCCGCGTCAACTACCGAGGCTCCACCGGCTACGGCCGCGCCTGGACCGACGCCCTGAAGCACCGGGTCGGCCTGATCGAGCTGGAGGACGTGGCGGCGGTCCGCGACTGGGCGGTCTCCTCCGGCCTCGCCGATCCCACCCGCCTGATCCTCACGGGCGGCTCCTGGGGCGGCTATCTCACCCTGCTCGGCGTCGGCACCCAGCCCGACGCGTGGACGGTGGGCATCGCGGTCGTTCCCGTCGCGGACTACGTCACCGCGTACCACGACGAGATGGAGGCCCTGAAGGCCATGGACCGCACCCTGCTGGGCGGCACCCCCGAGGAGGTCCCCGAGCGCTTCGAGGCCTCGTCCCCGCTGACCTACGTCGACGACGTCAAGGCCCCGGTCTACATCTCGGCGGGCGTCAACGACCCCCGCTGCCCCATCCGCCAGATCGACAACTACGTCAAGCGCCTGGAAACGAGAGCCGCAACCCATGAGGTCTACCGCTACGACGCCGGCCACGGCTCCCTGGTGGTGGACGAGCGCATCAAGCAGCTGAGACTGGAAATGGACTTCGCGGAGAGGCACTTGAACAACTGA